The DNA segment AAGGACGACTGTGAGGACCTGGGCATTGTGAAGATCGACCTGCTCGGCCTGGGGATGCTGGCGGCTATGGAACATGCGATCCAGATCCGGGCACGACGGGGCCATCCGGTCGATCTGGCGAAGATCCCCAAGGATGATCCGGCCGTGTTCGACCTGATGTGCAGGGCGGACACGGTGGGGACGTTTCAGGTGGAAAGCCGTGCGCAGATGGCAACGCTGCCGATCATGCGGCCACGGTGCTTCTATGATGTCGCGATCGAAGTGGCGATCATACGCCCCGGCCCCATCGTGGGCGATCTGGTGCATCCCTACCTGAACCGCCGCTGCGGCCGGGAGCCGGTCGACTACATCCACCCTGCCTGCAAGCCGACGCTGGAGCGGACCCTGGGCGTGCCGCTTTTCCAAGAGCAGGTGCTGCGGATGGCTATGGATGTGGCGGGCTTCACCGGGGCCGAGGCCGACGAACTGCGGCGGGCGATGGCCTTCAAGCGGAGTGACGCACGGATGTCGGCCATTTCGGAGAAACTCCGGGCACGGATGACAGAACGGGGCATCGAGCCGGAAGTGCAGGAAAAGATCGTGGCCTCCATCGGGAGCTTCGCGCTCTACGGATTCCCGGAGTCGCATTCCATTTCCTTCGCGCTGATCGCGTATGCCTCCTGCTGGCTCAAGGTCCACCACCCGGCGGAGTTCTACGTGGGCATCATCAACAACCAGCCGATGGGATTCTACTCGGTGAACACGTTGATCCAGGACGCGAAGCGGCGGGGCATCCGGGTGCTGGCCGTCTCCGTGACCGAAGGCACCGACGAAACGACCGTGGTCGATGACCGGACGATCCGGCTGGGCCTCCACCTGATCAAGGGGCTGAGCGTTGGACTGAGGGAGCGGATTTTCACAGCGCGGGCTGCGGCGTCCTTCGGTTCGCTGGAGGAATTCATGCGCAGAGCGAAGCCGAATGCCAAGGAACGCCGGAAGCTGGCCGAGTCCGGGGCGCTCAACGGGCTGCCCGAGGTGGAGCACCGGCGGGATGCGCTGTGGCAGGTCGAGCTGCCGCTGCACGACGATCTGTTCGCAAACCGGGGAACGGAGAAGGAGGTGCTGCTGCCAGGAATGTCGATGCCCGAGCGGCTGACTGCGGACTACGCGACCATCGGGGCCTCGGCGGGGCCGCACACCATGAAGCTGTGGCGGGAGAACCCCGGAGCGAAAGGCGTTCTGCGGGCGAAGGATCTCCAGATCCTGCCGCGGGGCTTTCCGATCCGGATCGGCGGCATGGCCATCTGCCGCCAGCGCCCTGGCACCGCGAAGGGTCACTGCTTCATCTCGCTGGAGGATGAAACGGGGATCGCGAACCTGTTCGTGCCAGCGGAGACGTTCATGCAGTTCCGGAGGGTGATCACCACGGAGCCATTCCTGTTGGCGACCGGGCGGCTGCAGGTTGGCGAGGGCAACCAGGCCACTGTGTTCGTGACGAAGGTGGAGCCGCTGCCGGGTTGCGACCGCACGCAGGCCGCAAAATCCCACGACTTCCATTGAGCGCAAAGTCCTTCCCAGATGTCCGGATGCCTAGATCTGATACGACTCCATCGTCATCCTGAACGGGAAGACCAAACCTTCCGCTCCTTCAGGAAATTAGAAAACACCAGAAGCCACGACGCCCGGCCCTACGAGGTAGGGATCGGGCCCCAGGCTCTGAGATGGCATGAAATGAATTGGCGATGCACCAAGCAGTTCGCGGCTCTTGGTCAGTCCGCAGTCTTTTCTTTCGCTCTCACGGTAGCGAGAGAAGAAGCAATCGCTGTGCGTTGGTTGGAAAGAAGCGATTGGATGTCTGATGGGAGATCGGCATGCTGAAGCTTCTCTTCGTAATCAGCGAGGGCGGCTTCCTCTCCGCGGATGCACTCCTCCAATATCGCCTCGCCATCGTCATTTGGCGTAAGAGCGTCCTTAACCGAAATCCATACCTGATGAAGTTTGGCGGTAGTGCTGCTGCCCTTGTCGGGGGTGCCCCCGTATTGGCTGATCGCCTGCTTGAGTTCATGTCCAAACTGCAACCGCATGTCGCTCTGGTTGCGGAAAAAGGATTGGAGTGCAGGAAGGCCCTCGGCACGCTCCGCTGCCTTCTTGAAACCTTCCTCAGCGTCGTAGGCTTTGGTAAGAAGATCGTTTAAGTTCTCGATGACGTTTTTGGTTTCCATAGTCTGCCATCTTTCGCAGATGCTATTCCACCTTTCCGGAATGGGAATTTTGCTCCATTTGCCGGGGGTTGGTCTCATGAGGATGGGGCAACGGTTCAAAGGGCCTCACTCCGTGAAATGCAGATCACTCTCGTAATCGGTCATTTGCACGATTGGTGTTCAGGGGAATGTGTAGCCACCGGGCGGTGCCCCCGCCCAGTCCGTGACACCACTGACTTCCATTGAGTGCAATCTGTGCTAGA comes from the Luteolibacter sp. SL250 genome and includes:
- a CDS encoding PA2169 family four-helix-bundle protein, giving the protein MRPTPGKWSKIPIPERWNSICERWQTMETKNVIENLNDLLTKAYDAEEGFKKAAERAEGLPALQSFFRNQSDMRLQFGHELKQAISQYGGTPDKGSSTTAKLHQVWISVKDALTPNDDGEAILEECIRGEEAALADYEEKLQHADLPSDIQSLLSNQRTAIASSLATVRAKEKTAD